One window from the genome of Saimiri boliviensis isolate mSaiBol1 chromosome 2, mSaiBol1.pri, whole genome shotgun sequence encodes:
- the AMN gene encoding protein amnionless isoform X1, producing the protein MGALGRVLLWLQLCALTQAASKLWVPNTDFEVADNWNQNRTPCEGGAVEFPADKMLSVLVRESHAVSDLLLPLDGELVLASGAGFGLSNADSHWDCGAGDPAVFRDPDRFSWYDPHLWRSGDEAPGLFSVDAERVPCRHDDVVFPSSASFRVGFGAGASPVRVRSVSALGRTFTSDQDLAAFLASRSGRLCFHGPGVLSVGPEDCADPSGCICGNAEVSAAAVESRGRARVGTMPGTLHGLLPSRLSDASPFSRRSALALRADHRPSPQAQPWICAALLQPLGGRCPQAACHGALRPQGQCCDLCGAIVLLTHGPAFDLERYRARVLGTFLGLPQYQGLQVAVSKVPRSPRLRGADTEIQVVLAEMGPEMGGAGRLARALLADVAEHGEALGVLAVTMRESGAHVGVGSAAGLVGGVAASLLLALLVLLVALPLLRRAGRLRWRRREEAVPAGAPLGFHNPVFDVAASKELCRPKDAPRSGSTLPQQHSVTSELPRIASTGKVAPSLPVGAQALLGPRQTHTGDTLSHPDGLLGTLKLPSSALLTGKLFKNVLTIQ; encoded by the exons ATGGGCGCCCTGGGCCGGGTCCTGCTGTGGCTGCAACTCTGCG CACTGACCCAGGCGGCCTCCAAACTCTGGGTCCCCAACACCGACTTCGAGGTCGCAGACAACTGGAACCAGAACCGGACCCCGTGTGAGGGCGGCGCCGTCGAGTTCCCGGCGGACAAG ATGTTGTCAGTCCTGGTGCGAGAAAGTCACGCAGTCTCAGACCTG CTCCTGCCGCTGGATGGGGAACTCGTCCTGGCTTCAGGAGCCGGATTCGGCCTCTCGAACGCGGACTCGCACTGGGACTGTGGCGCCG GCGACCCTGCGGTCTTCCGCGACCCTGACCGCTTCTCCTGGTATGACCCGCACCTGTGGCGCTCCGGGGACGAGGCACCTGGCCTCTTCTCCGTGGACGCCGAGCGCGTGCCCTGCCGCCACGACGACGTCGTCTTTCCGTCCAGTGCCTCCTTCCGCGTGGGGTTCGGCGCTGGCGCTAGCCCCGTGCGAGTCCGAAGCGTCTCTGCTCTGGGCCGG ACGTTCACGAGCGACCAGGACCTGGCTGCTTTCCTGGCGTCCCGCTCGGGCCGCCTTTGCTTCCACGGGCCGGGCGTGCTGAGCGTGGGCCCCGAGGACTGCGCCGACCCGTCGGGATGCATCTGTGGCAACGCGGAGGTGAGCGCGGCCGCAGTGGAGTCTCGGGGCCGCGCGAGGGTCGGGACTATGCCCGGGACCCTCCATGGCCTCTTGCCCTCTCGCCTCTCGGACGCCTCGCCCTTCTCGCGGCGCTCCGCCCTGGCCCTCCGCGCCGACCACCGCCCCTCGCCCCAGGCGCAGCCGTGGATCTGCGCGGCCCTGCTCCAGCCCCTGGGCGGCCGCTGCCCCCAGGCCGCCTGCCACGGCGCCCTCCGGCCCCAGGGCCAGTGCTGCGACCTCTGCG GAGCCATCGTATTGCTGACCCACGGCCCCGCATTTGACCTGGAGCGGTACCGGGCACGGGTACTCGGCACCTTCCTGGGCCTG cctcagtaCCAGGGGCTGCAGGTGGCCGTGTCCAAGGTGCCACGCTCGCCCCGGCTCCGCGGGGCGGACACGGAAATCCAGGTGGTGCTGGCAGAAATGGGGCCCGAGATGGGCGGCGCGGGGCGGCTGGCCCGGGCCCTCCTGGCGGACGTCGCCGAGCACG GCGAGGCCCTCGGCGTCCTGGCGGTGACCATGCGGGAGTCCGGCGCGCACGTCGGTGTCGGCTCCGCGGCTGGACTGGTGGGCGGCGTGGCGGCCTCACTGCTGCTGGcgctgctggtgctgctggtggCGCTGCCGCTGCTGCGCCGCGCGGGGAGGCTCAG GTGGAGGAGGCGCGAGGAGGCCGTCCCGGCCGGGGCGCCCCTGGGCTTCCACAACCCGGTGTTCGACGTGGCGGCTTCCAAGGAGCTG TGCCGCCCCAAGGATGCCCCCCGCTCAGGTTCAACACTTCCTCAGCAGCATTCCGTGACCTCCGAGTTACCCAGAATAGCTTCCACTGGCAAGGTGGCTCCTTCACTGCCTGTTGGAGCTCAGGCACTTCTGGGacccagacagacacacacaggtgaCACGTTATCACATCCAGACGGACTGCTGGGAACTTTAAAACTGCCGTCTTCTGCTTTATTGACAGGTAAATTGTTCAAAAATGTTCTCACGATTCAATAA
- the AMN gene encoding protein amnionless isoform X2, whose amino-acid sequence MGALGRVLLWLQLCALTQAASKLWVPNTDFEVADNWNQNRTPCEGGAVEFPADKMLSVLVRESHAVSDLLLPLDGELVLASGAGFGLSNADSHWDCGAGDPAVFRDPDRFSWYDPHLWRSGDEAPGLFSVDAERVPCRHDDVVFPSSASFRVGFGAGASPVRVRSVSALGRTFTSDQDLAAFLASRSGRLCFHGPGVLSVGPEDCADPSGCICGNAEVSAAAVESRGRARVGTMPGTLHGLLPSRLSDASPFSRRSALALRADHRPSPQAQPWICAALLQPLGGRCPQAACHGALRPQGQCCDLCGAIVLLTHGPAFDLERYRARPQYQGLQVAVSKVPRSPRLRGADTEIQVVLAEMGPEMGGAGRLARALLADVAEHGEALGVLAVTMRESGAHVGVGSAAGLVGGVAASLLLALLVLLVALPLLRRAGRLRWRRREEAVPAGAPLGFHNPVFDVAASKELCRPKDAPRSGSTLPQQHSVTSELPRIASTGKVAPSLPVGAQALLGPRQTHTGDTLSHPDGLLGTLKLPSSALLTGKLFKNVLTIQ is encoded by the exons ATGGGCGCCCTGGGCCGGGTCCTGCTGTGGCTGCAACTCTGCG CACTGACCCAGGCGGCCTCCAAACTCTGGGTCCCCAACACCGACTTCGAGGTCGCAGACAACTGGAACCAGAACCGGACCCCGTGTGAGGGCGGCGCCGTCGAGTTCCCGGCGGACAAG ATGTTGTCAGTCCTGGTGCGAGAAAGTCACGCAGTCTCAGACCTG CTCCTGCCGCTGGATGGGGAACTCGTCCTGGCTTCAGGAGCCGGATTCGGCCTCTCGAACGCGGACTCGCACTGGGACTGTGGCGCCG GCGACCCTGCGGTCTTCCGCGACCCTGACCGCTTCTCCTGGTATGACCCGCACCTGTGGCGCTCCGGGGACGAGGCACCTGGCCTCTTCTCCGTGGACGCCGAGCGCGTGCCCTGCCGCCACGACGACGTCGTCTTTCCGTCCAGTGCCTCCTTCCGCGTGGGGTTCGGCGCTGGCGCTAGCCCCGTGCGAGTCCGAAGCGTCTCTGCTCTGGGCCGG ACGTTCACGAGCGACCAGGACCTGGCTGCTTTCCTGGCGTCCCGCTCGGGCCGCCTTTGCTTCCACGGGCCGGGCGTGCTGAGCGTGGGCCCCGAGGACTGCGCCGACCCGTCGGGATGCATCTGTGGCAACGCGGAGGTGAGCGCGGCCGCAGTGGAGTCTCGGGGCCGCGCGAGGGTCGGGACTATGCCCGGGACCCTCCATGGCCTCTTGCCCTCTCGCCTCTCGGACGCCTCGCCCTTCTCGCGGCGCTCCGCCCTGGCCCTCCGCGCCGACCACCGCCCCTCGCCCCAGGCGCAGCCGTGGATCTGCGCGGCCCTGCTCCAGCCCCTGGGCGGCCGCTGCCCCCAGGCCGCCTGCCACGGCGCCCTCCGGCCCCAGGGCCAGTGCTGCGACCTCTGCG GAGCCATCGTATTGCTGACCCACGGCCCCGCATTTGACCTGGAGCGGTACCGGGCACGG cctcagtaCCAGGGGCTGCAGGTGGCCGTGTCCAAGGTGCCACGCTCGCCCCGGCTCCGCGGGGCGGACACGGAAATCCAGGTGGTGCTGGCAGAAATGGGGCCCGAGATGGGCGGCGCGGGGCGGCTGGCCCGGGCCCTCCTGGCGGACGTCGCCGAGCACG GCGAGGCCCTCGGCGTCCTGGCGGTGACCATGCGGGAGTCCGGCGCGCACGTCGGTGTCGGCTCCGCGGCTGGACTGGTGGGCGGCGTGGCGGCCTCACTGCTGCTGGcgctgctggtgctgctggtggCGCTGCCGCTGCTGCGCCGCGCGGGGAGGCTCAG GTGGAGGAGGCGCGAGGAGGCCGTCCCGGCCGGGGCGCCCCTGGGCTTCCACAACCCGGTGTTCGACGTGGCGGCTTCCAAGGAGCTG TGCCGCCCCAAGGATGCCCCCCGCTCAGGTTCAACACTTCCTCAGCAGCATTCCGTGACCTCCGAGTTACCCAGAATAGCTTCCACTGGCAAGGTGGCTCCTTCACTGCCTGTTGGAGCTCAGGCACTTCTGGGacccagacagacacacacaggtgaCACGTTATCACATCCAGACGGACTGCTGGGAACTTTAAAACTGCCGTCTTCTGCTTTATTGACAGGTAAATTGTTCAAAAATGTTCTCACGATTCAATAA
- the AMN gene encoding protein amnionless isoform X4, with amino-acid sequence MGALGRVLLWLQLCALTQAASKLWVPNTDFEVADNWNQNRTPCEGGAVEFPADKMLSVLVRESHAVSDLLLPLDGELVLASGAGFGLSNADSHWDCGAGDPAVFRDPDRFSWYDPHLWRSGDEAPGLFSVDAERVPCRHDDVVFPSSASFRVGFGAGASPVRVRSVSALGRTFTSDQDLAAFLASRSGRLCFHGPGVLSVGPEDCADPSGCICGNAEAQPWICAALLQPLGGRCPQAACHGALRPQGQCCDLCGAIVLLTHGPAFDLERYRARVLGTFLGLPQYQGLQVAVSKVPRSPRLRGADTEIQVVLAEMGPEMGGAGRLARALLADVAEHGEALGVLAVTMRESGAHVGVGSAAGLVGGVAASLLLALLVLLVALPLLRRAGRLRWRRREEAVPAGAPLGFHNPVFDVAASKELCRPKDAPRSGSTLPQQHSVTSELPRIASTGKVAPSLPVGAQALLGPRQTHTGDTLSHPDGLLGTLKLPSSALLTGKLFKNVLTIQ; translated from the exons ATGGGCGCCCTGGGCCGGGTCCTGCTGTGGCTGCAACTCTGCG CACTGACCCAGGCGGCCTCCAAACTCTGGGTCCCCAACACCGACTTCGAGGTCGCAGACAACTGGAACCAGAACCGGACCCCGTGTGAGGGCGGCGCCGTCGAGTTCCCGGCGGACAAG ATGTTGTCAGTCCTGGTGCGAGAAAGTCACGCAGTCTCAGACCTG CTCCTGCCGCTGGATGGGGAACTCGTCCTGGCTTCAGGAGCCGGATTCGGCCTCTCGAACGCGGACTCGCACTGGGACTGTGGCGCCG GCGACCCTGCGGTCTTCCGCGACCCTGACCGCTTCTCCTGGTATGACCCGCACCTGTGGCGCTCCGGGGACGAGGCACCTGGCCTCTTCTCCGTGGACGCCGAGCGCGTGCCCTGCCGCCACGACGACGTCGTCTTTCCGTCCAGTGCCTCCTTCCGCGTGGGGTTCGGCGCTGGCGCTAGCCCCGTGCGAGTCCGAAGCGTCTCTGCTCTGGGCCGG ACGTTCACGAGCGACCAGGACCTGGCTGCTTTCCTGGCGTCCCGCTCGGGCCGCCTTTGCTTCCACGGGCCGGGCGTGCTGAGCGTGGGCCCCGAGGACTGCGCCGACCCGTCGGGATGCATCTGTGGCAACGCGGAG GCGCAGCCGTGGATCTGCGCGGCCCTGCTCCAGCCCCTGGGCGGCCGCTGCCCCCAGGCCGCCTGCCACGGCGCCCTCCGGCCCCAGGGCCAGTGCTGCGACCTCTGCG GAGCCATCGTATTGCTGACCCACGGCCCCGCATTTGACCTGGAGCGGTACCGGGCACGGGTACTCGGCACCTTCCTGGGCCTG cctcagtaCCAGGGGCTGCAGGTGGCCGTGTCCAAGGTGCCACGCTCGCCCCGGCTCCGCGGGGCGGACACGGAAATCCAGGTGGTGCTGGCAGAAATGGGGCCCGAGATGGGCGGCGCGGGGCGGCTGGCCCGGGCCCTCCTGGCGGACGTCGCCGAGCACG GCGAGGCCCTCGGCGTCCTGGCGGTGACCATGCGGGAGTCCGGCGCGCACGTCGGTGTCGGCTCCGCGGCTGGACTGGTGGGCGGCGTGGCGGCCTCACTGCTGCTGGcgctgctggtgctgctggtggCGCTGCCGCTGCTGCGCCGCGCGGGGAGGCTCAG GTGGAGGAGGCGCGAGGAGGCCGTCCCGGCCGGGGCGCCCCTGGGCTTCCACAACCCGGTGTTCGACGTGGCGGCTTCCAAGGAGCTG TGCCGCCCCAAGGATGCCCCCCGCTCAGGTTCAACACTTCCTCAGCAGCATTCCGTGACCTCCGAGTTACCCAGAATAGCTTCCACTGGCAAGGTGGCTCCTTCACTGCCTGTTGGAGCTCAGGCACTTCTGGGacccagacagacacacacaggtgaCACGTTATCACATCCAGACGGACTGCTGGGAACTTTAAAACTGCCGTCTTCTGCTTTATTGACAGGTAAATTGTTCAAAAATGTTCTCACGATTCAATAA
- the AMN gene encoding protein amnionless isoform X3, giving the protein MGALGRVLLWLQLCALTQAASKLWVPNTDFEVADNWNQNRTPCEGGAVEFPADKMLSVLVRESHAVSDLLLPLDGELVLASGAGFGLSNADSHWDCGAGDPAVFRDPDRFSWYDPHLWRSGDEAPGLFSVDAERVPCRHDDVVFPSSASFRVGFGAGASPVRVRSVSALGRTFTSDQDLAAFLASRSGRLCFHGPGVLSVGPEDCADPSGCICGNAEVSAAAVESRGRARVGTMPGTLHGLLPSRLSDASPFSRRSALALRADHRPSPQAQPWICAALLQPLGGRCPQAACHGALRPQGQCCDLCGAIVLLTHGPAFDLERYRARVLGTFLGLPQYQGLQVAVSKVPRSPRLRGADTEIQVVLAEMGPEMGGAGRLARALLADVAEHGEALGVLAVTMRESGAHVGVGSAAGLVGGVAASLLLALLVLLVALPLLRRAGRLRWRRREEAVPAGAPLGFHNPVFDVAASKELPWPQPLSGAPKAATGSTSHSYFVNPLFAGAEAEA; this is encoded by the exons ATGGGCGCCCTGGGCCGGGTCCTGCTGTGGCTGCAACTCTGCG CACTGACCCAGGCGGCCTCCAAACTCTGGGTCCCCAACACCGACTTCGAGGTCGCAGACAACTGGAACCAGAACCGGACCCCGTGTGAGGGCGGCGCCGTCGAGTTCCCGGCGGACAAG ATGTTGTCAGTCCTGGTGCGAGAAAGTCACGCAGTCTCAGACCTG CTCCTGCCGCTGGATGGGGAACTCGTCCTGGCTTCAGGAGCCGGATTCGGCCTCTCGAACGCGGACTCGCACTGGGACTGTGGCGCCG GCGACCCTGCGGTCTTCCGCGACCCTGACCGCTTCTCCTGGTATGACCCGCACCTGTGGCGCTCCGGGGACGAGGCACCTGGCCTCTTCTCCGTGGACGCCGAGCGCGTGCCCTGCCGCCACGACGACGTCGTCTTTCCGTCCAGTGCCTCCTTCCGCGTGGGGTTCGGCGCTGGCGCTAGCCCCGTGCGAGTCCGAAGCGTCTCTGCTCTGGGCCGG ACGTTCACGAGCGACCAGGACCTGGCTGCTTTCCTGGCGTCCCGCTCGGGCCGCCTTTGCTTCCACGGGCCGGGCGTGCTGAGCGTGGGCCCCGAGGACTGCGCCGACCCGTCGGGATGCATCTGTGGCAACGCGGAGGTGAGCGCGGCCGCAGTGGAGTCTCGGGGCCGCGCGAGGGTCGGGACTATGCCCGGGACCCTCCATGGCCTCTTGCCCTCTCGCCTCTCGGACGCCTCGCCCTTCTCGCGGCGCTCCGCCCTGGCCCTCCGCGCCGACCACCGCCCCTCGCCCCAGGCGCAGCCGTGGATCTGCGCGGCCCTGCTCCAGCCCCTGGGCGGCCGCTGCCCCCAGGCCGCCTGCCACGGCGCCCTCCGGCCCCAGGGCCAGTGCTGCGACCTCTGCG GAGCCATCGTATTGCTGACCCACGGCCCCGCATTTGACCTGGAGCGGTACCGGGCACGGGTACTCGGCACCTTCCTGGGCCTG cctcagtaCCAGGGGCTGCAGGTGGCCGTGTCCAAGGTGCCACGCTCGCCCCGGCTCCGCGGGGCGGACACGGAAATCCAGGTGGTGCTGGCAGAAATGGGGCCCGAGATGGGCGGCGCGGGGCGGCTGGCCCGGGCCCTCCTGGCGGACGTCGCCGAGCACG GCGAGGCCCTCGGCGTCCTGGCGGTGACCATGCGGGAGTCCGGCGCGCACGTCGGTGTCGGCTCCGCGGCTGGACTGGTGGGCGGCGTGGCGGCCTCACTGCTGCTGGcgctgctggtgctgctggtggCGCTGCCGCTGCTGCGCCGCGCGGGGAGGCTCAG GTGGAGGAGGCGCGAGGAGGCCGTCCCGGCCGGGGCGCCCCTGGGCTTCCACAACCCGGTGTTCGACGTGGCGGCTTCCAAGGAGCTG CCCTGGCCGCAGCCGCTCAGCGGGGCTCCGAAGGCGGCCACAGGCAGCACCAGCCACAGTTACTTCGTCAACCCTCTGTTCGCCGGggctgaggctgaggcctga
- the AMN gene encoding protein amnionless isoform X5 — protein MGALGRVLLWLQLCALTQAASKLWVPNTDFEVADNWNQNRTPCEGGAVEFPADKMLSVLVRESHAVSDLLLPLDGELVLASGAGFGLSNADSHWDCGAGDPAVFRDPDRFSWYDPHLWRSGDEAPGLFSVDAERVPCRHDDVVFPSSASFRVGFGAGASPVRVRSVSALGRTFTSDQDLAAFLASRSGRLCFHGPGVLSVGPEDCADPSGCICGNAEAQPWICAALLQPLGGRCPQAACHGALRPQGQCCDLCGAIVLLTHGPAFDLERYRARVLGTFLGLPQYQGLQVAVSKVPRSPRLRGADTEIQVVLAEMGPEMGGAGRLARALLADVAEHGEALGVLAVTMRESGAHVGVGSAAGLVGGVAASLLLALLVLLVALPLLRRAGRLRWRRREEAVPAGAPLGFHNPVFDVAASKELPWPQPLSGAPKAATGSTSHSYFVNPLFAGAEAEA, from the exons ATGGGCGCCCTGGGCCGGGTCCTGCTGTGGCTGCAACTCTGCG CACTGACCCAGGCGGCCTCCAAACTCTGGGTCCCCAACACCGACTTCGAGGTCGCAGACAACTGGAACCAGAACCGGACCCCGTGTGAGGGCGGCGCCGTCGAGTTCCCGGCGGACAAG ATGTTGTCAGTCCTGGTGCGAGAAAGTCACGCAGTCTCAGACCTG CTCCTGCCGCTGGATGGGGAACTCGTCCTGGCTTCAGGAGCCGGATTCGGCCTCTCGAACGCGGACTCGCACTGGGACTGTGGCGCCG GCGACCCTGCGGTCTTCCGCGACCCTGACCGCTTCTCCTGGTATGACCCGCACCTGTGGCGCTCCGGGGACGAGGCACCTGGCCTCTTCTCCGTGGACGCCGAGCGCGTGCCCTGCCGCCACGACGACGTCGTCTTTCCGTCCAGTGCCTCCTTCCGCGTGGGGTTCGGCGCTGGCGCTAGCCCCGTGCGAGTCCGAAGCGTCTCTGCTCTGGGCCGG ACGTTCACGAGCGACCAGGACCTGGCTGCTTTCCTGGCGTCCCGCTCGGGCCGCCTTTGCTTCCACGGGCCGGGCGTGCTGAGCGTGGGCCCCGAGGACTGCGCCGACCCGTCGGGATGCATCTGTGGCAACGCGGAG GCGCAGCCGTGGATCTGCGCGGCCCTGCTCCAGCCCCTGGGCGGCCGCTGCCCCCAGGCCGCCTGCCACGGCGCCCTCCGGCCCCAGGGCCAGTGCTGCGACCTCTGCG GAGCCATCGTATTGCTGACCCACGGCCCCGCATTTGACCTGGAGCGGTACCGGGCACGGGTACTCGGCACCTTCCTGGGCCTG cctcagtaCCAGGGGCTGCAGGTGGCCGTGTCCAAGGTGCCACGCTCGCCCCGGCTCCGCGGGGCGGACACGGAAATCCAGGTGGTGCTGGCAGAAATGGGGCCCGAGATGGGCGGCGCGGGGCGGCTGGCCCGGGCCCTCCTGGCGGACGTCGCCGAGCACG GCGAGGCCCTCGGCGTCCTGGCGGTGACCATGCGGGAGTCCGGCGCGCACGTCGGTGTCGGCTCCGCGGCTGGACTGGTGGGCGGCGTGGCGGCCTCACTGCTGCTGGcgctgctggtgctgctggtggCGCTGCCGCTGCTGCGCCGCGCGGGGAGGCTCAG GTGGAGGAGGCGCGAGGAGGCCGTCCCGGCCGGGGCGCCCCTGGGCTTCCACAACCCGGTGTTCGACGTGGCGGCTTCCAAGGAGCTG CCCTGGCCGCAGCCGCTCAGCGGGGCTCCGAAGGCGGCCACAGGCAGCACCAGCCACAGTTACTTCGTCAACCCTCTGTTCGCCGGggctgaggctgaggcctga